One genomic segment of Thermodesulfobacterium sp. TA1 includes these proteins:
- a CDS encoding 4Fe-4S binding protein: MPKEQGLVSWKQLAPGMYILEPGNSKKFKTGDWRAFKPVLDKDKCIKCGMCYILCPDICYQPDQEGFFISNLFYCKGCGICAAHCPKKAITMVLEEE; the protein is encoded by the coding sequence ATGCCTAAAGAACAAGGCCTCGTAAGCTGGAAACAACTCGCACCAGGTATGTATATCCTTGAGCCTGGTAACTCCAAAAAGTTTAAAACCGGTGACTGGAGAGCCTTCAAACCCGTCCTCGATAAAGATAAATGCATCAAATGCGGTATGTGCTATATCCTATGCCCTGACATCTGCTACCAACCAGACCAAGAAGGCTTCTTCATCTCTAACCTTTTCTACTGTAAAGGCTGCGGTATCTGTGCCGCACACTGCCCTAAAAAAGCCATTACCATGGTCTTAGAGGAGGAATAA